The Apium graveolens cultivar Ventura chromosome 6, ASM990537v1, whole genome shotgun sequence genome contains a region encoding:
- the LOC141664805 gene encoding uncharacterized protein LOC141664805 produces the protein MDVYQVPDLARCRLLAATFRESAQQWFQKLGPGVITSWDQMKTLFLTKFQAAQRENESLTSYFKRFNAESTSVRGASDEALKSFLIAGLRVGSDFWKYLQGKDPATLADVFALAESFKAIEQSLAEVQPTSQSSQRSKSRKRDRSPSPRYRRSSRSPDRVNTANTRRGWSPPSNYDYRTSRYTPLVASIEHIFEVNKNRGLFRKPEALSSWQSKDKKKYCEYHESSGHNTHECRHSKDEIEALIKEGYLGEWVVKEVRKHKDDRAKEEERRAPRGSNNETLEENIFVKDGSIRTIYGGDPGMECSNRALARYAREARFRPLTNIYRVETRPPKVFKGESININFREADARWIHHPHNDALVISIQIGTKNVHRAFVDNGSSANILYYSTFKKMGLPDRDMSGEDSWVYGFSGTGVKVMGSIRLPCTLGESPLSVTKMLEFKVLNQESSHNVLLRRPFLREMRVITSIHHLTIKFPMPNGVGSIKGSQYDSRECYRQAMKGFIKDSHTEDISDDDQDKSIEQPIEEIRVHYYVEQEDESPFGLPPITLFLEDTIKIEMIEEEEASNT, from the exons ATGGATGTGTACCAAGTCCCGGACTTGGCTCGATGCCGTCTCTTGGCGGCAACCTTCAGAGAAAGTGCCCAGCAGTGGTTTCAAAAGCTCGGGCCAGGAGTGATCACCTCATGGGATCAAATGAAAACTCTGTTCTTAACCAAGTTCCAAGCCGCG CAAAGGGAAAATGAAAGCTTGACATCATACTTCAAAAGGTTCAACGCTGAATCTACCAGCGTGAGGGGAGCATCAGACGAAGCCCTGAAAAGCTTCTTGATCGCAGGATTAAGGGTTGGCTCGGATTTTTGGAAGTACTTACAAGGGAAAGACCCGGCTACTCTAGCAGATGTCTTTGCTTTGGCAGAATCATTTAAAGCTATAGAACAATCTCTGGCAGAGGTGCAACCGACTTCACAGTCAAGTCAGAGAAGCAAATCGAGGAAAAGAGATAGGTCTCCAAGCCCAAGGTACAGAAGGAGCAGTCGGAGCCCAGACCGGGTGAATACCGCGAACACTAGGAGGGGATGGAGTCCTCCCTCGAACTATGACTACAGAACAAGCCGGTACACGCCCTTGGTCGCATCTATCGAGCATATCTTCGAAGTAAACAAAAATAGAGGGCTATTTAGAAAACCTGAAGCTTTATCATCATGGCAAAGCAAAGACAAGAAAAAGTATTGCGAATACCATGAATCATCTGGACATAACACGCATGAGTGCAGACATTCAAAAGATGAAATCGAAGCGCTTATCAAGGAAGGATACCTTGGTGAATGGGTAGTCAAGGAAGTAAGGAAACACAAGGATGacagagcaaaggaagaagaaaggCGAGCCCCGCGCGGGTCGAACAATGAAACCCTGGAGGAAAATATATTTGTCAAGGATGGCAGTATCCGAACAATCTACGGGGGAGATCCCGGGATGGAATGCAGTAACCGAGCCTTGGCAAGATACGCTAGGGAAGCCCGGTTCAGGCCTCTCACAAACATTTATAGGGTGGAAACTCGACCGCCCAAAGTATTTAAGGGCGAGTCCATAAATATCAACTTCAGAGAAGCAGATGCCCGATGGATACATCATCCCCACAATGATGCGCTGGTCATTTCCATCCAGATCGGAACCAAAAATGTCCATAGAGCCTTCGTGGATAATGGAAGCTCAGCAAATATCCTCTACTACAGCACATTCAAGAAGATGGGACTACCTGATCGGGATATGTCGGGGGAAGACTCGTGGGTCTATGGCTTTTCCGGTACAGGAGTTAAAGTCATGGGATCAATTCGGTTGCCATGTACGTTGGGGGAAAGCCCGTTGTCGGTAACAAAGATGCTCGAGTTTAAGGTCCTGAATCAGGAATCGTCCCACAACGTGTTGCTGAGACGACCCTTTCTGCGAGAAATGAGGGTTATTACTTCAATCCATCACTTAACCATCAAATTTCCAATGCCAAATGGGGTGGGGAGTATAAAGGGTTCCCAATATGACTCTCGAGAGTGCTACAGGCAAGCTATGAAAGGCTTTATAAAGGACTCCCACACCGAAGATATATCGGACGATGATCAAGATAAGAGCATTGAGCAGCCAATCGAGGAAATCCGAGTCCACTATTATGTCGAGCAAGAGGATGAAAGTCCCTTCGGGCTGCCCCCAATAACATTGTTCTTGGAAGACACAATCAAAATTGAGATGATAGAAGAAGAGGAGGCATCGAACACCTAG
- the LOC141664806 gene encoding uncharacterized protein LOC141664806: MLAKPEDGEMLILYLAVSEYSVSAVLLKEEASHQWPVYYVSKRLLDAKTRYTNMEKLVYALILAAQKLRPYFQAHRIEVRTAYPLRHILHKPESSGRMLKRAVELGQFDLEYCPRTAIKGQALADFILEFDAEVDDKAIVVAEPTSQGSAGIALITPEGHRLMSAIHFKFYATNNDVEYEALINGLKLALEVGVMNLIVRSDSELVVNQVNGGFQARGPRTELYMRCAQCLLKKISNARLESVPREENSNANALAKMGSQKDSVQLGQIPLGIQEIPSILEVEVLQTQEVPR, translated from the exons ATGTTGGCCAAACCAGAAGATGGAGAAATGTTGATTCTTTACTTGGCGGTATCTGAATACTCCGTCAGCGCGGTGTTGCTAAAGGAAGAAGCAAGCCACCAGTGGCCCGTATACTATGTGAGCAAAAGGTTGTTGGATGCGAAAACCAGGTATACCAACATGGAAAAACTAGTGTACGCTCTTATTCTTGCGGCACAAAAGCTAAGACCATACTTTCAGGCTCACCGAATAGAAGTTCGCACCGCTTATCCACTTCGGCATATTCTACATAAACCCGAATCGTCAGGGAGAATGTTAAAACGAGCAGTAGAGCTAGGACAATTCGATTTGGAATACTGTCCTCGCACGGCAATCAAGGGACAAGCGCTGGCTGATTTCATACTTGAGTTCGATGCAGAAGTTGATGACAAGGCCATAGTGGTGGCGGAACCGACCTCGCAAGGAA GTGCCGGGATTGCCTTGATCACTCCGGAGGGGCACCGTTTGATGAGTGCTAtccatttcaagttttatgctACAAACAATGATGTTGAGTATGAAGCCTTGATCAACGGTCTGAAATTAGCTCTGGAGGTAGGGGTCATGAATCTGATAGTTCGGAGCGATTCCGAATTAGTTGTGAACCAGGTCAATGGAGGTTTCCAAGCCCGGGGACCGCGAACGGAGTTATATATGAGATGTGCGCAATGCCTACTGAAAAAAATTTCAAATGCCAGGCTAGAAAGCGTTCCGCGAGAAGAAAATAGTAATGCGAATGCTTTGGCCAAGATGGGTTCACAGAAGGACAGCGTTCAACTTGGACAAATCCCTCTGGGAATCCAGGAAATCCCAAGTATTCTAGAGGTAGAGGTGCTTCAGACGCAAGAAGTCCCGCGATAA